From Loxodonta africana isolate mLoxAfr1 chromosome 2, mLoxAfr1.hap2, whole genome shotgun sequence, the proteins below share one genomic window:
- the ZBED3 gene encoding zinc finger BED domain-containing protein 3 — protein sequence MRSEELVVSMEETCGPDGAAAQGLAPPGRLGAPYSEAWGYFHLAPARPGHASGHWATCRLCGEQVRCSPGFHAGTPALWKHLKSAHRRELEKSGTRREPPAVPPCPQPPAAPAAAAEGDWARLLEQMGTLAFRASRRERELERREAAVEQGERALERRRRALQEEERAVAQARRELQAEREALQARLREVSRRECALGLAPAPLQPPLKEELDGEKDDYIITKVLL from the coding sequence ATGAGGAGTGAGGAGCTGGTGGTCAGCATGGAAGAGACCTGCGGGCCGGACGGTGCTGCAGCACAGGGCCTGGCGCCTCCCGGCCGCCTGGGGGCGCCGTACTCCGAGGCATGGGGGTACTTTCATCTGGCCCCCGCGCGCCCTGGGCACGCGTCGGGCCACTGGGCCACCTGCCGGCTCTGCGGAGAACAGGTGAGGTGCAGCCCCGGCTTCCACGCGGGGACCCCGGCGCTGTGGAAGCACCTGAAGAGCGCCCACCGGCGGGAGCTGGAGAAGAGCGGCACCCGCCGCGAGCCGCCCGCCGTACCCCCCTGCCCGCAGCCGCCCGCCGCCCCCGCCGCGGCCGCCGAGGGCGACTGGGCGCGTCTGTTGGAGCAGATGGGCACGCTGGCCTTCCGCGCCAGCCGGCGGGAGCGGGAGCTGGAGCGGCGCGAGGCGGCCGTGGAGCAGGGCGAGCGAGCCCTGGAGCGGCGGCGGAGGGCGCTGCAGGAGGAGGAGCGCGCGGTGGCCCAGGCGCGGCGGGAGCTGCAGGCCGAGCGGGAGGCGCTGCAGGCGCGGCTGCGGGAAGTGAGTCGCCGGGAATGCGCTTTGGGCCTGGCCCCAGCTCCGCTGCAGCCTCCACTCAAAGAGGAACTGGACGGGGAGAAGGACGACTACATCATAACCAAGGTTCTCCTGTAG